CGCTGGAAACCAGAACGACTGGTGACCTTTCTGGAGGCGATCATCAGCCCTTTTTCAGCGTCAGGAGCAGTAAAAAATGAAGTTGTCATCTACTGAGACTGTAGTCCTGTCTCTTCTCCCGGAAGGCCTGCTGACGTAGCAGATGATGTAACTCGTCTCCTTCGCCTCCGAATCTATTTGTTGGTATTCCCAAAGGGATACTCAGGAGTAGCAAGCATCTAGGTATGAGCTGGAGAGCGAACGCCGAAACTCCGGGTAATCATAGGCGGCTTGCAAGAGGTACGGAGCAAAAGGGGTTGGTGCATGACGGACTCCTGGGGTGAACGAGTAGACAGGACATAGATCGGTGCCCTGGCTTGTGAGCGCGGTGGGGTCTTAGCGGACAAGGTCTTCGCCAAACGTGGTCAGCTCGGTGGGGCTCAGCGTTGACTCGTGAGCACCGGCGGCCTGATGTCGCACGAGCAGCTGCGCCCGGTCCCAGTGGTGCAGCGACTCGCGCACTTCCCAGGTTTCGCGTTCGGTATCGGCCTGATCTTTTCCGATCACGTCTCGCGTGACTTGGGCGAGTGGGGTTGAGGGGCGAAGGACCTGGTGGGCCTCGGTCAGGGAAGCGGGCGATCGGCGTCGGGCCATGTCGCCACCTCCCCGACGAGCGGACGAGACCTCGGGTGAACAACCGTGTGGAGTGAAGTCATGTGCGCTCGTGCTCTCCCGCGTCAGCGGGGAGGGACCACAGGTCACAGCGGCACCGTGGTCATGGGCGTAGAACAGGAGGACCATGATTCGTCAGCAGCTGCTCATGCCGTCCCCGGAAGATCTCGCGGACTTCCTCAACCGACACACGCGCTCGCGGGATTGCCTCGTGCAAGTCGCTGGTCTCGCAGAAGTGACCTACCAGGGGCGGGCCGCTAGTACAGCCGACGTGGGGACCTACCTCGTGGTGGTCAAGCAGGACGGCAGCTTGCAGATCCATCACCCGACGGGCATCAAGCCGATGAACTGGCAACCGAAAACGGACAGCATTACGGCGCGGGTGGACGAGGACGTCTGCATGCTTCTGGCCTCGCGGCGGAGTCCGGAGGAGTTGGTGCAGGTGGTGTTCCTGGAACCGCAGATGGCGCTCGCGTTGGAACTGGCGCAGGCGGGTGGCTTCGTGTTGCGAGGATCGGAAGCCGAGATGCAGCAGACGCTCGCCGAACATCCCGAGTTGATCGAACCGGGGTTGCGCGTCTTGAACCGGGAGCTGATGGTGGAGTCGGGCGGTATTGACCTTTACGCCCGAGATGCGCAGGGGCGGTATGTGGTGGTGGAACTCAAGCGGGGTCGCGCCACGCAGCACGCGGTGTCTCAGTTGGCGCGGTACGTGCGGTCGGTGGAAGGGAAACTCCCAGCGAAGGCAGTGGTGCGGGGCATCCTGGCGGCGCCCTCGATCACGACACCCGCCCGATTGGAATTGGAGAATCGGGGGCTCGAATTTCGGGAGGTGTCCGCGCTGCCCCAGGCGACGGCGGCAGCGGGTGGACCAGTGGCGCAGCCCTCGCTCTTCGACTGAACGACAGCAGGAGGGGGTGGCATGTTCACGATGCCACCCCCTCCTGCTGCACTGACTTCAGGCCTGGAGGCCAGCATGCCTCGGAAGCAAGGTCATCTCGAAGTCACCGCCGTCCACCTGAACCCCCACACGGTCGCCTGGCTGCACGTCCGCAGGTAAGCTCGCCAGACTCCACTCTTCTTCACTGGTATCCGGCAGCTGCACAGTCGCCATGTTCCCCCGAATGTTCAACACGATGATGACCTCCAGCGCCCGCTCGTTCATGCGTGCAGTATCTCAACTCGCGAGGGTGCCCAGTTGCCGGCTGGTCTGTTGCAGGATCTGCCACGCCAGACTGTTCGGGTTCAGGCCACCCGGATGCATCACGTACGGAATGCCCTTCGCGCGTGCGACTTCCCGCAGGGCACTGTGCGCGTGACCCATCCAGCGAATGGCAATAACAACCAGTGCGGTCTGCTCCGTGAGGCGGGCATGGGCGTGCGTGCCGTGCGCGTACTCGTCGGCTGCGATCCAATCCAGCTCCGCGAGTCCCAGGCTGGTCATGATCGCCTGGCGGTGAGCGGCATCGGGAACGCCGCCGATCAACACGATGTGGCGGCCCTGGAGAATGCCCCGCACTTCCTGCACGTGCGGCGGGTCGATGGGGATGGAGAGTGGCGCCGTCACGGTAGAGACTGGCGCCGCCAGAATGGGCTCGGGGGTCTGTGCATCCATCGCCTGTGGCGCGTCATGGAGCAATGCCTCGTGGGCCTCTGCCGCCTCTGCGACCAGGAGATCGGCATCCACCTGTTCGAGGATGTGCGCGATCCGTACCCGAAAGGCGACGAGCTCCCGCGGCGAAAAGCAACTTGCGCGCAATGGATGTTGCTCAGCACCCATCATCCGCTCGAAGGCGGCTTGCTGCGGGAGACGAAGACCCGCGAGCCGGACGGCACCGTCACGTTCGCTAGGATGAGCCGCATGGCTGCCCCGCTGACGGAACAGGATCTCTACGAGATCATCCGCAAGTAGGCCGAGCAGATTCGTCAACAGGCTGAGCAGATCGAACAGCTCCTCAAACGTATCGAGCAGTTGGAGCGTCAGCAACGCAAATACGCCGCCCCTCACAGCCGGGGAAGTCGGAAAGCCCACCCGAAGACTGCAGGTCGCCGTGCGGGTGAGGGGGTCTTCACGTACAAGCGTCCTCCTGCTCCCGAGCAGGAGGACCGTGTGATCGAGGTTCCGACGCCCAACACCTGCACCGCCTGCGGCTATACGGGCGAGTTGATCTTCACGCGCCACGACCGCGCCTGGATCAGCGATCTGCCCGCTCAGATCGTGCAGATCACGGCGTACCACGTGCCGGTGATGGCCTGCCCGCACTGCGGGCAGGCCGTGCGTGGCGCGCATCCCGACCTCCAGCCGGATCAACGCGGGGCCACCGCGCATCGTTGCGGCCCCCGACTGGCCGCCACCATCCAGGCGCTGCATCACGAGGTCGGTCTCCCACAGCGCCGCATTCCACGGGTGCTGAGCTTGACCACCGGTATTCGGGTGTCCCAGGGGGCCATCACCCAGGCCGCTCAGCGCCTGGCGCGTGACGGAAGCCCACTGGCGACGCATGTCGAGCATCTGGAACAGGAGCTGCGGGCAGCTCCTGACGTGCACCATGACGACACGGGGTGGCGAATGAACGCGACTCAGGCCTGGGTCAGCACCTTCCGCTCGGCCGAGATCGTGCTGTTCCGGGCGAATCTCCAGCACACCAACATCGAGCTGCGCGCGGTGCTCGGCAATGACTTCGGTGGCGTGCTGGTGTGCGACCGCTTCAAGGTGTACGACAGTCACACGCTGGCAGGGGTCGGGCAGCAAAAATGTCTGGCCCACGTCCTGCGCAACGCCCAGACGGCGAGTGAGCAGGCCCAGGGGAAGCGGGGACGGGGCCGGGAATATGGGCAGCGCCTGGCCGAGGTGTGCCGGGCGTTGATGGCGCTGCATGCCCACCACCGTCGTGGGGGATGCGACCGGGACGAATATCGACAGCAGGGTGAGGCACTCACCCTGCGCCTGGACCTGCTGCTCAACCGGCGGCCACTGAAGACCCCAGGGAACGAACGTCTACGACTGGGGTTGCTGGGGCAGCACCGGCAGGGCCGGTTGCTGCGGTTCCTGGTGGACCCGGATATCCCGCCGACGAACAACGCGGCGGAACGGAGCCTGCGGTCGGTCGTCATTGCGCGCAAGGTCTCACAGTGCAGCAAGAACGCCCTGGGAGCGCAGACGTACATGCGCATCAAGTCGACGGTGGAGACCGCGCGGTTACGCGGTCAGGACCCCGTTGATGTCCTGATCAGCCTGCGTCGCTAATCACGTACATCCGCTCGAAGGCGGCTTGCTGCGGGAGACGAAGACCCGCGTGCCGGCAACACGCCAGGAGATGCCCGGCCGCATCCCGAAGGCGTTCGCCCAACTCGTCAATCTGAAAGCTGTCGGCGAGATCCAACAGGGTGAGCACCTGTCGCAGGGCCAGAGCGACATTCTCATGGGGTGGGATCTGGATGTCGGGCTGCAACGCCTTCCACCCCCAGAGAGGATCGAGGCCGCTGAGTTGGGCGGCGACTTCGACGAGAGGTGGGAGACCCATGCCGGGGGCGCGGTGCATATCGGTCAGGGCACAGCAGCACCGGAGCATCAGTCGTACGTGCAGTTGCTCCCGCTGGAGGGGAGATAGGTCCTGGCGCCATTGATCCTCCAGCCGGTCCAGGGCTCGCCAGAGCAGGTGCTGTTGTGCGGCCTCCACAGGCGAGGCGTCCGTGAGCTGGTGGTAGTGCGTCTGTCGTAACAGGTTCAACGCTCGGTGAACGATGCGGGGTCGGTCCGGTCGCTCAATGAGGCTGCCGGGACGCAGGGCGGCGACGCGGACGCGGCCGAGCTCCTGATGCATCGCCTGGAGGTGCGCCCGGAGCGCCTGGGTATGAACGGCGGAAGTGCGCGCCTCGGTATGTCGGTCACGCGCGATAAGGAGACACCCACCCGCCATGTTCAGGAACACGTTGACGGGGTGATTGGTGTACCGGTCGCGGGCATTGAGGTGCAGGAGCAGCAGAGCGGCGTGCTGCTCCTCGCTGAGCGTGGCGTTCTCCAGCAGGGCATAGAGCGCCGCCTCGCGGGCTTGCCGCTCCGGTGCGAGGGTGGGGTCGGGGTGAAGGGCCGTGAGTGGCGGTGTCAGGGGATGGTCGGGGGAGAGGGTCGGCTGGTGGAGTTGGGGGAAGAGGACACTGCTCTGGAAGAGGGCCGGACGCGGATGGTCGAGGAGGGTAAAGCGCTGGAGCAGCAGGGTGGCCGTCTGATGGACCTCGTGGAGATGCAGGGGGGCGCCATTCGTCCGGTCACGCTGGAGGTCTTCGGCGAGTTCTTCGAAAACGCCTGGGAGGGAGACTTCGCTGGGGAGGAGTCGCTCGACGGTGCAGGCGAGATCCTGGACGAGGCCGAGGGTCTGAGGATCGGCGTCGTGTTGGAAGAGGAGGGTGACGCCGAGCAGGAGACTGTGGCCGGCGAGGAACAGAGTGTGGTGGTGCTGGAGAGAGGTGTAAGAGAGGAGGGAATCCTGGAGCGGCTGCCCATGGAGGAGGTGCGCTTCGAGGTCGCAGAGGTGAGTGGTGAGGGGCTGGAGGATGAGGTCCCAGGTGGCTTTGGGGGAACGGCCGAAGTGGGGGGCAGGGGGAACGGTGTGGGTCGTCATGCCTTCATGGTGTGGGCGGTTCTGGTTGGCCGAGCATGGGGCAAAAGAAAAAGAGGCCCGAAGGCCTCCTGAAGTGCGGGGGACGTTAGAGGGTGCCCTTGAGACTGACGGCGACTTTGAAGGCGACCTTCTTCCCAGCGGGGATCTGAATCTTCTCACTGGTTCCGGGGCGTACGCCGGTCCGGGCGGCGGTCTCTTTGACGCTGAGGGTGCCAAGGCCGGGGAGGCCGACGCTCTTGCCACTCTTGAGGGTATCGACCAGGACCTCGACCATCGCATCAAAGGCCTCGTTCGCCTGCTTACGGGAGAGGTTGGCGCGCTCGGCGATCTGCTCAGTGAGTTCGGCTTTGGCGAGCTTGCCCTTCTCAGCAGGACCGGCCGGGGTGGGCGTAGGGGCAGCGGCGGCCTTCTTCTCGGGGGCGGCCTTAGACTCCGGAGCAGCTTTCGTCTTGGAGGCGGCCTTCTTCGCGGGCTTGGTCATGGGGAACAGTGTGAGGGATAGAGCCGTCCAACGCTATTGGGATTCATTGGGGGCTCGCCTCTAAGGTCGAAGGTGTGAAGACTTGCTCGCGTTCCCAGATGTCATAGAGATGCTGGGCATGCTGTTGCATTCCCGTAAACGTGACGGGTTTCTGCCAGCAGCCGCAGACCTGGGGCGAGGTGATCTGCCCGAGCTGACGATCCACGGGGGTCAGGGAATACAGCAGGACGGGAATGTCCCGGAGCGTTGGGCGCTGGTGTAGGAGCTGGAGCCACGCCAGACCATCGACACCGGGCATATGGAGATCGAGGACCACGAGATCTGGTGCGCTTCCCGTGGCGGCCCGCGTCTCCAGCCAAGCCAACGCACCTGTGGCCTGGGCGTGCGTCGTCAACCTCACGTTCGGGTAGTCCTCAAAGGCAGCTGTGATGAGCAGAAGGTCGGCAACACTGTCGTCCACCACCAGCAGGTGAAGGGCAGCGAGCCTTGAGCCTGAGTCACGGGCCTCTCCAGAACCCAGGGGAATACGGGTCAGCGTGCACGTTCAGCTTCCCGGCTATACCGGAATCGGTTGCCCCGCCAGAAGCCGATGAAGGCCTCGATCTGCGCGAGGAACAACCCAAAATCTGGAGACTTGATGAGGTATGAACTGGCCTGCAACGTGTAGGCCGTCTCAATGTCTGTGGCTGCCTGAGAGGTCGTCAGCATGATGACGGGGATGTGGGTCAGTTCGGGGCTTTCTTTGATCTTGACGAGGACCTCGAATCCCGTCATGCCTGGCATGTTGATGTCGAGGAGCACCACATCGGGGAGATGACCGTGATGACGGTGCATATAGTCCAGGGCTTCTTGGCCACTATCGCAGAGCGTCAAGTCGACCTCGAACTTCTGTTCACTGAAGACTTCTTGGGCGAGGAATTGGTCTGTGGGGCTGTCATCGACGAGGAGAACGCGCAAGTGCGGCGTAGAATAAGTTTATCTCAGGTCAGATAAAGGGCGAGACATCACGTGAAGCGGACATCGGCAGAGCGCGATGGGTCAGGTCGTTGGAGGAAGAAGGAGGGAAGCTTTAATTTCCTGCGGCTGAAGGCGAACACGCTGCTTCACAGGCATGACGCCACACTGTGCAGCCACGGCTCGGACAAGGTCGGCCTGCGGCGGCCAGGGCGTGACCTGCGCGAGACAGGTCTTCATGCGTTGCAGCACGGGCAGGTCAAGCGGGACGGCGAGCTCGTCCTCCAGCGGCGACCAGTGTCCGGTCGCCGGGTCGTACTGCACGCGACTGCCGAAATGCAGCTCGAAGTGCACGCTCAGACCATGACCCGGCGGAGGTGGCGCCAGATCTCGTACCACGCCTCCTTATCTCTCGGACGCTTGCCGCGGAGTTCGATGCGCGAGAGGGTCTGGACCCAGTCAGGGGTCAGCCCAGCACCCAGGACTGGATCGGCAACGAGAGCGGCGAGACCGGTGGGGAGGCTGTCAGCTGTGGTGGTGGCGCCATAGCCGTCGACGCCGCTGAGGAGTTGCTGCACGGTGAGGTTGTACGCGCGGGCGAGCGCTTCGAGCGTCTGGAGGCTGGGTTGCGTGCGGCCGCGCTCCAGGTCACTCAGGTAAGGGACGCTGAGGTCGCAGTGGAGGGCGAGGTCCTTGAGGCGAAAGCCGGTGTCGGCGCGGAGGGTGCGGAAGCGTTCGTGCAGCTGCATTCTTACCCCAGAGCATTTCGTGTGCCGCCCTTCGGGAATGGGAACCGGATCACGCTCTCTGATGGACGAGGGTTGTCCTGCACGCAAACGGGGCAGCGTGCAACCAGAATCGCCCGTATGCTGATGGGTGATGAAATCCTTCCTACTGTTATCTGTGGGCCTGGGTGTGCTGGGCCTGAGTGCGTGCTCGAGCATTGAGAACCCGCCTCCGAACCCGATCCCCTCGACCCGTTCCTATGTCGCTCAACTGGCCGGGACCTGGAACACGAACTTCACCCTCGATACCGCCTTCACGGACCGGATTCAACTCTCCGAGATTCAAACCACTGAAAAGGATCCGAACGACTTCTACATCTGGGGCGCGAATAAGGCGGGGTATCTGGCCCTGGGTTGGTATGACCCGAAGACCAGTGAGTACGTCATCACCGTCAATACCAAAGAACTGACGCAGTTCTACGAGTTCTCGTCGATTGCTGCGGATGGTCGAGTGTCTGGGAACACCTGGTTCTCCAGCGAGCGCGGGTATTCGGACGATTACGCCTTTACGGGGCAGCGCACCCTGGGCACCGCGTCGGTGAACGCACCGCGCGCCCGTGCCGAGGCGGCGCAACTCTTCGAGAAACTGAAAGCCAGCCGCCGCTAGACGCCACAGAACAACGCGGCGGCCCAAAAATGCTTGGGCTGCCGCGTTCTTTTGCTGTCCTCAATTCTGGAAGAGGACATCCAGTCGGACATAGCCGCCGCGTTGGGCTTCGCGTTCGCTGAGGATCACGGTGGTCGGGAGGAAGGCGTAGCCGGCCGTCACGCCTAGCCCAGCGACCGGCACGACTGTCACCTCCAGACTGGTCGAGCTCCCGACGACTCCTGTGGGCCGCTGGCCGATGACGCGGGAGAGCCCCCCGATGCCGAGGCGCGGCGTGAGCCAATACGTGCCCCCAGCGTAGGCCTGCCAGGTCAAGGCCTGGAAGTCGGCCGACGTGCGCAGGCCCAGCCCGGCTCGGAGGTCGAAGCGTTGGAGGTGATAGGTCGCGTCCGTCGTCAGCGAGGCGAGACCTCCTGCTTGAGCGAGGGCGCCCACTTCGCTCGGTCGACAATTCCAAGGCTTCCCCAGCGCCCACTTCGTCCACGTCGGGCGTGAGCCAATACGTGCCCCCAGCGTAGGCCTGCCAGGTCAAGGCCTGGAAGTCGGCCGACGTGCGCAGGCCCAGCCCGGCTCGGAGGTCGAAGCGTTGGAGGTGATAGGTCGCGTCCGTCGTCAGCGAGGCGAGACCTCCTGCTTGAGCGAGGGCGCCCACTTCGTACCGTGCGGTGCTTAGAACCGCGACCGTCTGCCCACGGTAGGCCAGTCCTGCGGCGTACTTGTGACCCGCCTGTACCCCAAAAGCACTTTGCCCCGTGAGCGAGGCGGTCCAGGGTCCCTGGCCGTAGGTGAGGCTGCCCCGTACGCCGGCGGTGAGTCCTTCCTGCACGGTCGCGTCCAGGCCGAGGGTGGCCAGGAGACCGTCGTGGCGATACCGCGTTTCAACCCTTGCCTGAGTGGTGAGGGCAGGGAAGACGTAAGTCGTCGCTCGCAGGCCCACGCTCCAGTGGTTGCCGAGTGGCATTTCTGCCTGCACGCCGGCACGTACCCGCCCAGCTGCACCCGCCGCATTGGGCAGTTCATAGGTCACGTCGTACTGACTCACGCCAAAGCGCCCGGCCAGTCCGATGGCGCCCGCGTGCTGCACGTCCTGGCTGCCCCAACTCACGCGGTCCTCGATCTTGACGGCCAGATCGCGGCTTAGGGGAAGGGCTGCGCTCAGGGCGGTCTCGCTGGCCTGACCGGTCAGGCTCTGGGCATGGCGCAGCTTCACCGCGTAGGGGGCTGTGACGCCTGCTTCGACCATGGCGAAGACCTGGCCCTCCGTCGTTGCACCGATGCCCAGGCCTGCAGTCCAGCGGGGATTCGTCACGGTGCCGAGCAGTTCAGCGCYCAGGATGCCCGTGACGCTGG
The DNA window shown above is from Deinococcus sp. Leaf326 and carries:
- the nucS gene encoding endonuclease NucS produces the protein MIRQQLLMPSPEDLADFLNRHTRSRDCLVQVAGLAEVTYQGRAASTADVGTYLVVVKQDGSLQIHHPTGIKPMNWQPKTDSITARVDEDVCMLLASRRSPEELVQVVFLEPQMALALELAQAGGFVLRGSEAEMQQTLAEHPELIEPGLRVLNRELMVESGGIDLYARDAQGRYVVVELKRGRATQHAVSQLARYVRSVEGKLPAKAVVRGILAAPSITTPARLELENRGLEFREVSALPQATAAAGGPVAQPSLFD
- a CDS encoding IS66 family transposase gives rise to the protein MERQQRKYAAPHSRGSRKAHPKTAGRRAGEGVFTYKRPPAPEQEDRVIEVPTPNTCTACGYTGELIFTRHDRAWISDLPAQIVQITAYHVPVMACPHCGQAVRGAHPDLQPDQRGATAHRCGPRLAATIQALHHEVGLPQRRIPRVLSLTTGIRVSQGAITQAAQRLARDGSPLATHVEHLEQELRAAPDVHHDDTGWRMNATQAWVSTFRSAEIVLFRANLQHTNIELRAVLGNDFGGVLVCDRFKVYDSHTLAGVGQQKCLAHVLRNAQTASEQAQGKRGRGREYGQRLAEVCRALMALHAHHRRGGCDRDEYRQQGEALTLRLDLLLNRRPLKTPGNERLRLGLLGQHRQGRLLRFLVDPDIPPTNNAAERSLRSVVIARKVSQCSKNALGAQTYMRIKSTVETARLRGQDPVDVLISLRR
- a CDS encoding HU family DNA-binding protein, whose amino-acid sequence is MTKPAKKAASKTKAAPESKAAPEKKAAAAPTPTPAGPAEKGKLAKAELTEQIAERANLSRKQANEAFDAMVEVLVDTLKSGKSVGLPGLGTLSVKETAARTGVRPGTSEKIQIPAGKKVAFKVAVSLKGTL
- a CDS encoding response regulator, with the protein product MDDSVADLLLITAAFEDYPNVRLTTHAQATGALAWLETRAATGSAPDLVVLDLHMPGVDGLAWLQLLHQRPTLRDIPVLLYSLTPVDRQLGQITSPQVCGCWQKPVTFTGMQQHAQHLYDIWEREQVFTPSTLEASPQ
- a CDS encoding response regulator, which encodes MRVLLVDDSPTDQFLAQEVFSEQKFEVDLTLCDSGQEALDYMHRHHGHLPDVVLLDINMPGMTGFEVLVKIKESPELTHIPVIMLTTSQAATDIETAYTLQASSYLIKSPDFGLFLAQIEAFIGFWRGNRFRYSREAERAR
- a CDS encoding helix-turn-helix domain-containing protein, coding for MQLHERFRTLRADTGFRLKDLALHCDLSVPYLSDLERGRTQPSLQTLEALARAYNLTVQQLLSGVDGYGATTTADSLPTGLAALVADPVLGAGLTPDWVQTLSRIELRGKRPRDKEAWYEIWRHLRRVMV